From the genome of Sphingobacterium kitahiroshimense, one region includes:
- a CDS encoding ROK family protein — translation MNNQIIKAIYFQKLQSIAQLSKTFNKSIPLITKSVNSLLEMNLIEGNDLAASTGGRRAIQFKINNNLNTYTLVIALDQFYTSIYIFDLENNVIAENVDNYNPLKNSNKALETIISLTEDLIAESNIPATNFLGIGISMPGFVDTEKGINDSYDKQSKLHHIKKHIFDHFKIPTIIENDSTCIAFSEQKFGAAKNIKSSLVINLNWGVGLGMIVNDQIFKGSSGYAGEFSHIPLSDSNELCSCGKKGCLEVEASLTAAVKNVQTAINAGEKSSLEEDQHNNLLAQGDALLESALNGDQLAVANLGKIGYMLGKGIATLIHILNPEAIIISGRGARAGTILMPQIQTAINEFCIPRLAQATQLKISDTNKQAQSLGTSAFIIENFIQTLFHTN, via the coding sequence ATGAATAACCAGATTATAAAAGCAATTTACTTTCAAAAACTGCAATCGATTGCGCAGTTGAGCAAGACATTTAATAAGAGTATTCCACTTATTACAAAATCAGTAAATTCATTACTGGAAATGAATTTAATTGAAGGTAATGACCTCGCAGCTTCTACTGGTGGCAGAAGAGCTATCCAATTTAAAATAAACAACAATTTAAACACCTATACCTTAGTTATTGCACTAGACCAATTCTACACATCTATTTACATATTTGATCTAGAAAATAACGTCATAGCAGAAAATGTCGACAACTATAATCCATTAAAAAACAGCAATAAAGCTTTAGAAACAATCATTAGTCTAACTGAAGACTTAATTGCAGAATCAAACATACCTGCTACCAATTTCTTAGGTATCGGTATTAGTATGCCTGGTTTTGTGGATACAGAAAAAGGTATTAATGATTCATATGACAAACAATCTAAGTTACATCATATTAAAAAACATATTTTCGATCATTTTAAAATCCCAACGATCATTGAAAATGACTCCACGTGTATTGCTTTTTCAGAACAAAAATTTGGTGCTGCTAAAAACATAAAAAGTTCATTAGTCATCAATCTCAACTGGGGTGTAGGTTTGGGCATGATCGTGAACGACCAAATATTCAAAGGATCAAGCGGTTACGCTGGTGAATTCAGTCATATTCCGCTTAGTGACAGCAATGAATTATGTTCCTGCGGAAAAAAGGGCTGTCTTGAAGTAGAAGCTTCTCTTACCGCCGCAGTAAAAAACGTACAGACAGCAATTAATGCTGGAGAAAAATCAAGCTTAGAAGAAGATCAGCACAATAATCTATTAGCTCAGGGCGATGCACTATTAGAAAGTGCGCTAAATGGCGATCAATTAGCTGTTGCCAACTTAGGCAAAATAGGCTATATGCTGGGAAAAGGTATTGCGACATTAATTCATATCCTCAATCCTGAAGCAATCATCATTAGTGGAAGAGGAGCTCGGGCAGGAACAATTTTAATGCCTCAGATCCAAACCGCAATCAATGAATTTTGTATCCCACGATTAGCACAGGCCACACAACTAAAAATATCTGATACCAATAAACAGGCACAAAGTCTAGGAACTTCAGCCTTTATCATAGAAAACTTTATACAAACACTTTTTCACACAAACTAA
- a CDS encoding alpha-L-fucosidase, producing MLTLKTIISTALIATTATVAFGQAHNVSSGYQKPTDPLVIENLEQWQDMKFGLFMHWGTYSQWGIVESWSLCPEDEGWTQRKPEHGKNYYDYVKNYENLQKTFNPTDFDPKKWADATKAAGMKYVVFTTKHHDGFAMFDTKESDYKVTSPNTPFSKNPKANITKEIFNSFRSDGFKIGAYFSKPDWHTDFYWWNYFPPKDRNVNYDPQKHPERWEKFKNYTYNQLNELTSEYGKVDILWLDGGWVRPFKTIDQSVDWQRTIKVEQDIDMDRIGNMARKNQPGIIVVDRTVPGKWENYVTPEQAIPEHTLDIPWESCITMGNSFSYVPNDQYKPTKKIVETLIKIIARGGNYLMNIAPGPNGDYDQAAYDRLKELASWMQINQGAVYATRPIAPYHEGDYYYTRSKDSKTVNIFHIVEGDSYKQPSEFTFNVPENFKIKDMSILGHKGKLKWTQKENQIVIKNPGTKLNYATVIQLKSK from the coding sequence ATGCTAACATTAAAAACAATTATATCAACTGCTCTAATAGCGACAACAGCTACAGTAGCATTTGGACAAGCGCACAATGTATCTTCTGGTTATCAAAAACCAACAGACCCGTTAGTTATTGAAAACCTAGAACAGTGGCAGGACATGAAATTCGGACTTTTTATGCACTGGGGCACGTACAGTCAATGGGGAATTGTCGAAAGCTGGAGCTTATGTCCGGAAGATGAAGGTTGGACACAACGTAAACCAGAGCACGGCAAAAACTACTATGATTATGTAAAGAACTACGAAAATTTACAAAAAACATTCAATCCAACAGATTTCGATCCTAAAAAATGGGCCGATGCCACAAAAGCTGCCGGGATGAAATATGTCGTATTTACCACAAAACACCACGATGGATTTGCTATGTTTGACACGAAAGAGTCTGACTACAAAGTCACCTCCCCAAATACACCATTTTCAAAAAACCCAAAAGCCAACATTACAAAAGAAATTTTCAACTCCTTCCGTAGCGATGGTTTTAAAATTGGAGCTTATTTTTCCAAACCTGATTGGCATACCGATTTTTATTGGTGGAACTATTTCCCGCCTAAAGACCGTAACGTAAATTACGATCCGCAAAAACATCCTGAAAGATGGGAGAAGTTTAAAAACTATACCTACAACCAATTAAATGAATTGACGTCTGAATATGGAAAAGTGGATATTTTATGGCTAGACGGCGGTTGGGTAAGACCATTCAAAACCATTGACCAATCTGTTGACTGGCAACGAACCATTAAGGTAGAACAAGATATTGATATGGACCGTATCGGAAATATGGCCCGTAAGAACCAACCCGGCATCATTGTCGTCGACCGTACTGTACCGGGTAAGTGGGAAAATTATGTCACACCAGAGCAGGCCATCCCAGAACATACATTAGACATCCCTTGGGAAAGCTGTATTACCATGGGCAACTCTTTTAGCTATGTTCCTAATGATCAATACAAACCAACTAAAAAAATTGTAGAAACTTTGATCAAAATTATCGCAAGGGGTGGCAATTATTTAATGAATATCGCGCCTGGACCAAACGGGGATTACGATCAAGCGGCTTACGACAGATTAAAAGAATTAGCATCATGGATGCAGATCAACCAAGGAGCAGTCTATGCTACCCGACCTATTGCACCCTATCATGAAGGAGATTACTACTATACCAGAAGTAAGGATAGCAAGACCGTCAATATTTTCCATATTGTAGAAGGTGACAGCTATAAACAACCAAGTGAGTTTACGTTCAACGTTCCTGAGAATTTCAAAATTAAAGACATGAGTATCTTAGGTCACAAAGGAAAATTGAAATGGACACAAAAGGAAAATCAAATTGTTATTAAGAATCCAGGTACTAAATTAAACTATGCTACCGTTATTCAATTAAAATCGAAATAA
- a CDS encoding SusD/RagB family nutrient-binding outer membrane lipoprotein, protein MNKSFYILLFLTLSTLGFTGCKSQLEDAFNNPDQTTEASIPGFFADLLNNDRVRPSYWHYRTFILSNQTIYSQTSSFIPNNTMYQPNDSYSYGYWTDFYAPGVLGVYRKMEAAYAELSQENQAKEEIFLQAGKVVMYDEASKLIDNYGDIPFSEAGSLPLTSIAKKAKFDDQKELYYSFIDDLKEINTYFSKAATTGDFSKFDILNAGSLNKWRRYTNSLRLRLLMRISNVDESKAKIEVLEMLNDPGTYPLVDGSSNANYVPGSTDILLQPLTTYTGTLREALTEGNNQYATDYMLNKIMKPADDPRIPVFYDKFGVTKDGIFTPNKEYNAMPITFTENDILTNYQKYAVLDSATFFDNAKLPGIVATASETNFAKAEALLRWGNDTDAKAAYDLALKQSVTFYYYLNNLNTSGLKTETKPTDAVITNFVDNSTAKYSGNSTQKLELILTQKWLHYGFLQAQHAWSEYRRTGYPKITILTAGAANYSTLPLRFLYPTGEISVNSENYDAVRSKDTRDTKIFWDVN, encoded by the coding sequence ATGAATAAATCATTTTATATCCTATTATTTTTAACGCTATCTACCCTTGGGTTTACAGGATGTAAATCACAATTGGAAGATGCGTTTAACAATCCCGATCAAACCACTGAGGCTAGTATACCTGGCTTTTTTGCAGATTTGTTAAACAACGATAGAGTTCGCCCATCCTATTGGCATTACAGAACATTTATTCTATCCAATCAAACAATATACAGTCAGACATCGTCTTTTATACCGAACAATACGATGTACCAGCCAAATGACAGTTATTCCTATGGCTACTGGACAGATTTCTATGCTCCAGGCGTATTAGGTGTCTATCGAAAGATGGAAGCTGCGTATGCAGAATTAAGCCAAGAAAATCAAGCGAAGGAAGAAATTTTCCTACAAGCAGGCAAAGTTGTTATGTACGATGAAGCTTCAAAGCTGATTGACAATTATGGTGATATTCCATTTTCAGAAGCTGGGAGTTTACCTTTAACAAGTATTGCAAAAAAAGCAAAATTCGATGATCAAAAAGAACTGTATTATTCTTTTATAGACGATCTGAAAGAAATTAACACTTATTTTAGCAAAGCGGCAACCACCGGAGATTTTTCAAAGTTTGATATTTTAAATGCCGGTAGTCTTAATAAATGGAGACGGTATACCAACTCTTTACGTTTACGCTTATTAATGCGAATTTCAAATGTAGACGAAAGTAAAGCTAAAATAGAAGTTTTAGAAATGTTGAATGATCCAGGCACATACCCGCTAGTTGACGGTTCTTCTAATGCAAACTACGTTCCTGGTAGTACAGATATTTTGCTCCAACCATTAACAACATACACAGGAACATTACGTGAAGCATTAACAGAGGGCAATAATCAATATGCTACAGATTACATGCTAAATAAAATAATGAAACCTGCTGATGACCCGCGTATCCCTGTATTTTATGATAAATTCGGTGTGACAAAAGATGGTATATTTACCCCAAATAAGGAATATAATGCCATGCCGATAACCTTCACTGAAAATGACATATTAACAAATTATCAAAAATATGCAGTGCTGGATTCAGCAACATTCTTTGATAACGCAAAACTGCCAGGTATAGTTGCAACAGCATCTGAGACAAACTTTGCTAAAGCTGAGGCGCTTTTAAGATGGGGAAATGACACAGATGCGAAAGCCGCTTATGATCTAGCACTTAAGCAATCCGTTACTTTCTATTATTATCTTAATAATTTAAATACGTCTGGCTTAAAAACAGAAACAAAGCCTACCGATGCCGTAATCACTAATTTCGTTGACAATTCAACAGCAAAATATAGTGGAAATTCAACACAAAAATTAGAACTGATTTTAACTCAAAAATGGCTGCATTACGGATTCTTACAAGCACAACATGCGTGGTCTGAATACAGAAGAACTGGCTACCCAAAAATCACGATATTAACAGCCGGGGCAGCGAATTATTCGACTCTACCATTAAGATTCTTATATCCTACCGGAGAGATCTCTGTTAACTCGGAGAATTACGATGCTGTTCGTTCAAAAGATACGCGTGATACCAAAATCTTCTGGGATGTAAATTAA